The following proteins are encoded in a genomic region of candidate division WOR-3 bacterium:
- a CDS encoding S9 family peptidase: MVKIREFIILNFIILAFLLAGEVNKYKKGNLVIENIPEIPTSLIKKLNSYQDVRYAYFLDWLPDDKGILIATRFADVNQIHRVEFPGGMRRQLTFFDEPVGGGDVCPDYKVPYFLFSKDSAGNEVDQIYKYNYLTGEYEILTDGKSKYGDYLWSRKGDRFAFTSTKRNNKDFDIYLGDLSGEKNQKLILKVDGNWAPLDWSFDDAKLLLYKYISANESRLFVFYIKSGNLTEINPIDKKVAYGRAKWAKGDKGIFYISDEFGEFNQLIYYDITSGAKEILTKSIPWDIITFDLSPNGDTIAFVSNENGIGKLYILEIPTRKISLINLPIGWIGGIKYKPDGKSLALTLITYRAPSDVYTLEFKNKKLIRWTYSEIAGLDTTRFVAPELIFYETFDSVDGKPRMIPTFVYKPKKSGPHPVIIDLHGGPSGQYIPVFSPMTQYYVNELGCAVICPNFRGSSGYGKTFLTLDDGYKREDAVKDIGKLLEWIKKHPEFDSKRIAVIGGSYGGYMVLASMVHYSDYLKCGIDFCGISNFVTFLKNTADYRKDIRRTEYGDERDPKMQEFLLSISPLTNSHKIKKPLFVVQGLNDPRVPVGEARQIVEAVRKNNVDVWFLLAEDEGHGFSKKPNRDYYQQAVVLFLEKYLLK; encoded by the coding sequence ATGGTAAAAATAAGAGAGTTCATTATCTTAAATTTTATCATACTTGCATTTTTATTAGCAGGTGAAGTTAATAAATACAAAAAAGGAAATCTTGTCATTGAAAACATCCCGGAAATACCAACAAGTTTGATTAAAAAACTAAATTCATATCAGGATGTCCGCTATGCCTATTTTCTTGACTGGCTACCTGATGACAAAGGAATCTTAATCGCCACCCGATTTGCAGATGTCAATCAAATCCACCGGGTTGAATTTCCTGGCGGGATGCGCCGTCAGTTAACATTCTTTGATGAACCGGTGGGAGGCGGTGATGTCTGTCCTGATTATAAGGTTCCATATTTCTTATTCAGCAAGGATTCTGCAGGGAATGAAGTGGACCAGATTTATAAATATAATTATCTAACCGGTGAATACGAAATTCTTACGGATGGGAAATCGAAATATGGTGATTACCTGTGGTCAAGGAAGGGCGATAGATTTGCCTTTACCAGCACAAAAAGGAATAACAAAGATTTTGATATCTATCTTGGGGATTTGAGTGGAGAAAAGAATCAGAAATTGATATTGAAAGTCGATGGTAACTGGGCACCTCTTGACTGGTCATTTGATGATGCAAAATTATTGCTCTATAAATATATCTCCGCGAATGAATCCCGCCTCTTTGTTTTTTATATAAAATCAGGAAATCTTACTGAAATCAATCCAATAGATAAAAAAGTCGCTTACGGCAGGGCAAAATGGGCAAAAGGTGATAAAGGAATTTTCTATATCTCGGATGAATTCGGAGAATTCAATCAACTCATTTATTATGACATAACAAGCGGGGCAAAAGAAATCTTAACCAAAAGCATTCCCTGGGATATTATTACCTTTGATCTATCCCCCAATGGCGACACCATCGCCTTTGTTAGCAATGAAAATGGAATCGGAAAATTATATATCCTTGAAATTCCCACAAGAAAAATCAGTCTAATCAATCTACCCATAGGCTGGATCGGAGGAATAAAATACAAACCCGACGGCAAAAGTCTGGCATTGACTTTAATTACCTATCGGGCGCCGAGTGATGTCTATACCCTTGAGTTTAAAAACAAAAAACTGATACGCTGGACATATTCTGAGATTGCCGGTCTTGATACAACCCGCTTTGTTGCACCGGAGTTGATTTTTTACGAAACATTTGATAGTGTTGATGGCAAACCAAGAATGATTCCGACATTTGTATACAAACCAAAAAAATCAGGACCCCATCCGGTGATAATTGATTTGCATGGTGGACCTTCTGGACAATATATCCCCGTATTTTCTCCGATGACTCAGTATTATGTGAATGAACTCGGTTGTGCAGTTATCTGCCCGAACTTTCGTGGATCAAGTGGCTATGGCAAAACATTTTTAACCCTTGATGATGGCTATAAACGCGAAGATGCAGTAAAGGATATCGGCAAATTGCTTGAATGGATTAAAAAACACCCTGAATTTGATTCGAAACGGATTGCAGTAATCGGCGGCTCTTATGGTGGTTATATGGTCCTTGCCTCCATGGTGCATTATTCTGATTATCTTAAATGCGGGATAGACTTCTGTGGTATAAGCAATTTCGTCACATTTTTGAAGAATACTGCAGATTATCGCAAAGATATCAGAAGGACTGAATACGGAGATGAGCGTGACCCGAAGATGCAGGAATTTTTATTAAGCATCTCGCCGCTCACCAACAGCCATAAGATAAAAAAACCGCTATTTGTTGTCCAGGGACTTAATGACCCGAGGGTGCCGGTGGGTGAGGCAAGACAGATTGTTGAAGCAGTGAGAAAGAATAATGTTGATGTCTGGTTCTTACTCGCCGAGGATGAAGGACACGGCTTCAGCAAAAAACCAAATCGCGATTATTATCAACAGGCAGTGGTATTGTTTCTGGAAAAGTATTTGTTGAAGTAA